The window ACCTTAATAGCATGACTATGAACGTAGACGTCTAAGTGCCGATATGCTTGGACAGGGGTTCGACTCCCCTCGTCTCCATATGAGTGAACTTGCAGAAACATTGTTAAATCAGTGTTTTTGTAGGTTTTTTTTTTGTTATTAGGGCGAAGAACTATCCTCGGACTTCCTAGAAAAGGAGTGGATGGTTTTGACAAAAGAAAATAGAAATATGACGTTGTAAAAGATACAAAGTTAAGTAATATGTATAGTAAAAAGAACAAGAAAGAAAATAAAAAGAAATGAAAAAGTGTGGGAATGCAACTACTTTTTGACACAATTTAAAAAGAGCATCTCATCTTGGTTATCTTTTCTCAGTAATCTACTGGTGAAAGGTGACCTAATTTCGTTAATATTCGTTTGTTATTCCAAAACTTAATGTAATTCTTAACAATATCTATTGCAATGTTATTAGAACCTATTGGTTCTTTGTTGAGATAGAATGTTTCAGACTTTAGTGAGGAATGAAACGATTCTATTGGGACGTTATCTGAAGGGAGTTCCTTTGCGGGACATACTTCGGATGACGTTTTTTTGTTGAGCAACTTTACAAAATTCCCTTGAAGAATATGTTGCACCTTGATCACTGTGCAACATAGCTACTTCTGGGAACTCTTCAATTTGGTTTAAAGTATCCAAGGCAAGCTTAGTATCTGGATGATTTGAAATTTGAAACGCAATAATTTCACTATTATAGGTATCCATAATAGTCGATAAATAAAGCCTAGATTTACCAAAAGAAAGGATGAAATAATATAGTACAAAATAAAAAGTATTTTGTTAAACTGCCAATGACTACTAAAGCACTTAATTCGGAAAAAAGTAGTTACGTTATATTCATTAAATTCAGAATAATTGAGGGCTTATGGATTATTACAAAGGTATCGCTATGTATATGACACCAAAAAAACATGTATCACACTTGATTTATTATTATATTTAATTGAAGAATTACATAGCTTAACTAAAAGAAAAAAATTAGTAGAAGCAATTAGATAAAGTCCATATAATTGTGTAAAAGTTAAAAGGCCATGTAACAGCCCTTTTACGGTACAATGTTTTTAACCATTAAAAACATACCCAGGAGGACTTTACATGACCCAAGTACATTTTACACTGAACAACGAAGAGGTTCAAAGTATTATTGAACATTCCGTTAAAGATGATGTGTCTAAAAATATTTTAACGACAGTTTTCAATCAGTTGATGGAAAACCAACGAACAGAATACATTAAAGCTGATGACTATGAACGATCTGAAAGTCGTCAGAGTCAACGAAATGGCTACTACGAGCGTGACTTTACGACTCGCGTTGGTACACTTGAATTAAGAGTACCTAGAACACGTGATGGTGAGTTTTCACCGACGGTGTTTGAGCGGTATCAGCGAAATGAAAAGGCGCTGCTTGCTTCAATGCTTGAGATGTATGTTTCAGGCGTTTCAACACGTAAAGTCTCTAAGATTGTTGAGGAGTTATGTGGTAAATCAGTTTCTAAGTCCTTTGTTTCTAGTCTGACTGAACAGTTAGACCCTCTGGTCAATGAATGGCAAAATCGATCGCTTTCAGATATAAACTATCCTTACTTGATGACTGATGTCCTGTACATAAAGATTAGAGAAGATAATCGAGTACTTTCTAAGAGTTGTCACATTGCGATTGGAATAACCAAAGATGGCGATCGTGAAATTATTGGCTTCATGATTCAAAATGAAGAGAGTGATAACACATGGTCTAACTTCTTTGAATACTTAAAAGAAAGAGGATTACAAGGTGTAGAACTCGTTATTTCTGACGCTCATAAAGGCTTAGTATCTGCGATTCGTAAATCCTTTACCAACGCAAGTTGGCAGAGATGCCAAGTTCACTTCTTAAGAAATATCTTTACAACAATTCCTAAGAAGAATTCTAAACCTTTTAGAGAAGCTGTAAAAGCTATCTTCAAGTTTACGGATATTAATTTAGCACGAGAAGCTAAAAATCGTCTGGTTGAAGAATACTACGACCAAAAGAAATACACAAAAGCTTACGAGACCTTAGATAATGGCTTCGAAGATGCCTTTCAATATACTGTCCTAGGTAACTCCCACAATCGACTAAAAAGTACCAATCTTCTTGAACGATTAAACCAAGAGGTTCGCAGAAGAGAAAAGATCATTCGAATCTTTCCAAATCATGCTTCAGCCAATCGATTGATTGGGGCAGTTCTTATGGACCTGCATGAAGAATGGATTAGTTCTACAAGAAAGTATATAAATTTTAGCAAGTAAGAAACAATAGAAACGTTGTATAGTATTTTACACAGGATTATGGACTTGACTAGCAATTACTAAACTTAATAAAATTTAGGATAGAAACTATTGATAAATTAGATGAAAATGCATTGAAAGGTTTATTAGGATTTTCGGGAATAAATATAAAACAAAGTGATTATTTTGCATATAAGAATAGTTCGAATGAGAATTTTAAAGAATTGATTAAGATATTTTTAGAGAGTGAAGCAGTGTCAGGTTTTGAATGTATTTTAAAAAAATTAGAAAACAATGATGAGGATAATGAAGTTGAAATGAATGTTCAAAAAAATTCTGATGCTCCATACGGAGATAAGCAACTCTTGAAAAATTAAATGGATATTTAAGCAAAATTCATCTTATGATTAAGAATAAAGAAACACACACGTCTGAATTTGTCCCTTTAGTTAAGAAGTTTGAGGCTAATCGTAGTTCGTTAGGCATTCCAGATGATACAGATTATCGAGAATTTATAGTAAATGAGAAATAAGCTGTAAGTATTGATGCGCTGTAAGCAAATGAATAATAGTACGTCTATAGATGACTATCTTACAAGAAAACTTACGCTGATAAAAGGATGCTTTTATTGTGATGGTTGTTGCGTAGAACATAAGGAGTAGCGATAATAGCTACTCCTTATGTTTTCTGTTTTTTTATAATAAATAATTAGTTAAACTAAATTTTTATATGTCATCAGACAAAACTAATTAGTTTATAGAATAAAATAGACAAGATAGTATTTCTAGTGTTATTATATATTGTAGAACTGTTGTTTTTTTATTTTGAAATAAAGGAGAATTAATTTAAATGAGCTTAATTCAAAGTGATTATAATCAAGCAAGTGCAATAGCAACTAATTTAGTTAATGCTTTAAATTCATTGCCAAATAATAAAACGATTTCTAAAGCTTCAAGAACAACAGTAGTAGGAAATCAACAAGCACAAGCATCCTCAGACAAAGGAAAGTTATTGGTGGCTAGTTTTATTACAGCATTAAATCGTGATAGTGCCAATATACGAAGTGTTGCGAAAGAATTTGAAGCCATCGATCAGCAGTTAAATGAATCGTTAATGAAGGTGAAATAATATGGATGATAAACAACGAGAACACGAAAATAAGATTGACCAATTACAGACTCAATTAAAGTTTGTGACGGAAGATCGATACAATGCAGAAGTTTCTATTCATCAATTTGAACGTAACGAAGAAGAAATATATTCTATTTTTCGTGGGATTCAACATCTATTTCATGATATTCATGAGACTTTTCAAGAGGGCGAGATGAATGTTTTTATTGCAGATGCTCATCAAGAAATTGAGTATAAGCAACATGGCTTTAACTATGAAAATGAAGAGAAATTAGAACTTCTACAGAAAGAAAAACGAGAATTATTGGATAGTGAAGATGACTTGTACTATAAAATAAGAAGCTTGAACCAGCAAGGGGTGGCTAAATGAGTATTGATTTTTTCATTGGTGAAGTGGGTATACAAAATCAATCGATTAAAAGCTACTGTAATGAAGTGATTAGTGGTATGGAGCAAGTTCGAACGGCTCTCTCTCAATTTGTTATAGAGCCATCCTTAAAGGGAGGAGCTTATGATTCCTCAAAAAGTTACTTCAATAGTGCCTATATACCAGCTACAAAAGGTTTTACTTTAGTTTGTGAAGCGATGATAAAAGCGAATGACAGATTTAGTAAGGACTATAAAAGTAATGTCGATAGCAATAGCCTGCAAGAAGATGTCTTGGTATCTTATATTTATCGATTAAATTCCTTATCTACAGCATTAGAGGAATTGCCTGCAGGAAATATTTTTTTATCCTCTGTTATTGAAAACTTACAGAATGTACGCCAAAAAACAGATGAAAAATTAGATAAGTTAAGAGAATTTAACTATACGTCAGTGCATATATTTGATGAATTAGAGAACCAGTTGCAAAATCTAGAAGCAGGCGTTATGATGCTTGTAGAGGGAAAAGCGTGGAATCAGTCAACTGGAACCTTTTCAACCATGGGTTTAAATTTAGATTGGGCGACAGATATTAATCAATCTTGGGATGCTCGAGATAAAAAGAAAAAAGGTTTTGATGATGAAAAAAATAAACAATTAGAAAAATATGATATTATTCGTTGTTATGATCCAATCACTAAGAAAACTACATGGGCATTGGAAAAAGATGGAAAAGCCGTCATTGATCCAGCGTTAACGAAGTATCTTAACAAAGTTGGGGATTCACTAAATAAATCAGATTATTCAATGATTGAAGTGACTCCAAAAGAGTGGGAAAAACGTGTCAATGATGCATGGAAAATGAATGGGACAGAGTATTTTTCTGGTAAACAATATGGCTGGTCAATGGCAGGTTTAGCTCATGTACAAGATGCAAAAGGCAAATTAGATGACAGTGGTGCATGGGATGCTTTGTGGTCGTTAGGCTTTATGTATGGGGCTGTGAAGTCTATTAATAAGATGAATCAGTCAATTGAGGCAGTAAACGACACGAAGCAAATAATAACAAATAGGTATCCAGATGAAATACAAAATGGAAAGTCATTTGATTTTGTGCTTGAAAATGGAAATATAAAAATAAGAGATGGAATAAAAGAAGTAGACTTTATAATTGATACTAATGGTAACTTGAAAGTTGGCAGAGGGCATTCATATCTAGCTAATACTGGGGATGTACAGGCGGCTGGTAAAATGAAAGTGAATCAAGTTGGGAATGTAAGAAAAATAACCAATGAATCTGGTCATTATACACCAACTTTGGAGCATGCGAAAAATTATGAACAAATTTTTAATGAGTCTGGTATTGGAACTAAGAATAGTTGGTTAGAAATTTATCAATTAGAACTAACTAATTCAGGATATGTTAATTTGAGTACACTAAAAAGGATAGAATCAGTTAATCTAAAATGATGGAGGCAATGAAAGTGAATAAAGTAACTCAGATGAATGATGAAATTTTTTCTGGAAATTTATTAATAGCAGTTAAAAAATTGAAAGAAATTAAAAAAATTTCAAGTAGCGATAATATGTTTATTATTGAGCCTATAGCCGAAAATGGAAAAATTTTAGATGGTGGAGATGAAATGATGAAGCGTTTAGTTTTGTCAAAAGAAAACATTGGTGAAAAAAAATTACTACTTGATGATGTAGTCAGTGTTTTAGGAGGACTTTTCCCAAGAGCACCTATTTGGATAAATATTTCTTTTTTAGAATTGGACGGAGATATAGCAATATTTAAGCTAGAAACTAGCTTACGATTTAGAAAACCAACATTACTAAGAAATGGTGAAACAGGGCACGCCCCATTTAAAATAATTGAGTAATTATTTATCTATTAAAAAAGTATAATAGAAGATTTGTGTAAATTAAAACCGATGCCTTAGGTGGAAAATATAAATTTATAAGATATAAAGAAAACTTGATATTAAAAGGAAGAAATTCCATTCCTATATGTATATCTATCCCAACACTAAAAGATAAAGTATGCTTAAAAGCAACATTGAAAACGTTGAAGGAGTATTTTCCAGAATGTAAAAATACGTTGTTATCACAGGAATGTATTAAAGAAATAAAAAGCAAAATAGATAGTAAAAAATATGACTATTTTATAACGCTAAATATTAGTAATTTTTATGGAGACATAAAGCACTATAAATTAATGATGATGCTAAGGGATAGAATAAAAGATGAAACATTCTTGGATTTGATTAAGCAGGCAATTATTCCCCCCATTTATCCTGATAAAAGTAAAAGTATTTCAGGAGTTCCACAAGGTTTATCAAGTTCTAACATATTAGCTCAAATTTATATGACGAAGTTTGATGGAAAGTTTAAAAATTAGTCTTGTGTTGTGTTCCTCTGATAATAAATTAGAGGTTCTTGAAGCTTTGAATTTTGAGTTAAAAAGAAATCGTTTGTTATCTTTAAATAGAAAAAAATTTATGTTTAGTCTGTTAATAAACCCGTCAACAGACAAATTAACAGAAACTAGCTTTTCTTTCTTAGGGTATAAAATTCAAAAAAGAAAAGATGGAAAAAATTTGTTTACTATCTTATCTAGGTTTATCAGCAAGATAGGGGAAATATGATTTTGAAAAATTCGTTCTGTTTATGTATAAATACTTTTTTAATTGTATTTTTAGACTGTTGAAACCATAACAAATAAATACCATGGAAAGTAACCTTTAAAAAATAGGTTATTGATTGATAATATAGTGTAACACGATTAGAAAAATGTAAAAATAAAGTATTTATGATCGAGGGGTTTTTAGTTTCAATTTTTTAATATTTAGTGCGTTTAGTTACATCACTTAAATAACAATGATTCTATTTTCAAAATGTAAAAATAAAATCATTTTTTGCTAGTACGTATCTGTTTAAAAAAAATTATGGTAAATTATAAATAACGAAATGAAAGGGGTTTCTATGATGAAGAAGACAACAATTTTTTTACTATCTTTTGTTAGCGGATTGGTTATTTTTGGAGGACAAGTAAAGGCCGCTGACACAGGTACTGAAAAACCTGGATATACATTAGATTTTTCTGATGAGTTCAATGGTACTACTTTAGATACGAGTAAATGGAC is drawn from Carnobacterium gallinarum DSM 4847 and contains these coding sequences:
- a CDS encoding IS3 family transposase, with protein sequence MIKVQHILQGNFVKLLNKKTSSEVCPAKELPSDNVPIESFHSSLKSETFYLNKEPIGSNNIAIDIVKNYIKFWNNKRILTKLGHLSPVDY
- a CDS encoding DDE-type integrase/transposase/recombinase, with product MLSFGKSRLYLSTIMDTYNSEIIAFQISNHPDTKLALDTLNQIEEFPEVAMLHSDQGATYSSREFCKVAQQKNVIRSMSRKGTPFR
- a CDS encoding IS256 family transposase: MTQVHFTLNNEEVQSIIEHSVKDDVSKNILTTVFNQLMENQRTEYIKADDYERSESRQSQRNGYYERDFTTRVGTLELRVPRTRDGEFSPTVFERYQRNEKALLASMLEMYVSGVSTRKVSKIVEELCGKSVSKSFVSSLTEQLDPLVNEWQNRSLSDINYPYLMTDVLYIKIREDNRVLSKSCHIAIGITKDGDREIIGFMIQNEESDNTWSNFFEYLKERGLQGVELVISDAHKGLVSAIRKSFTNASWQRCQVHFLRNIFTTIPKKNSKPFREAVKAIFKFTDINLAREAKNRLVEEYYDQKKYTKAYETLDNGFEDAFQYTVLGNSHNRLKSTNLLERLNQEVRRREKIIRIFPNHASANRLIGAVLMDLHEEWISSTRKYINFSK
- a CDS encoding TIGR04197 family type VII secretion effector produces the protein MSLIQSDYNQASAIATNLVNALNSLPNNKTISKASRTTVVGNQQAQASSDKGKLLVASFITALNRDSANIRSVAKEFEAIDQQLNESLMKVK
- a CDS encoding DUF3958 family protein, coding for MDDKQREHENKIDQLQTQLKFVTEDRYNAEVSIHQFERNEEEIYSIFRGIQHLFHDIHETFQEGEMNVFIADAHQEIEYKQHGFNYENEEKLELLQKEKRELLDSEDDLYYKIRSLNQQGVAK
- a CDS encoding T7SS effector LXG polymorphic toxin, encoding MSIDFFIGEVGIQNQSIKSYCNEVISGMEQVRTALSQFVIEPSLKGGAYDSSKSYFNSAYIPATKGFTLVCEAMIKANDRFSKDYKSNVDSNSLQEDVLVSYIYRLNSLSTALEELPAGNIFLSSVIENLQNVRQKTDEKLDKLREFNYTSVHIFDELENQLQNLEAGVMMLVEGKAWNQSTGTFSTMGLNLDWATDINQSWDARDKKKKGFDDEKNKQLEKYDIIRCYDPITKKTTWALEKDGKAVIDPALTKYLNKVGDSLNKSDYSMIEVTPKEWEKRVNDAWKMNGTEYFSGKQYGWSMAGLAHVQDAKGKLDDSGAWDALWSLGFMYGAVKSINKMNQSIEAVNDTKQIITNRYPDEIQNGKSFDFVLENGNIKIRDGIKEVDFIIDTNGNLKVGRGHSYLANTGDVQAAGKMKVNQVGNVRKITNESGHYTPTLEHAKNYEQIFNESGIGTKNSWLEIYQLELTNSGYVNLSTLKRIESVNLK
- a CDS encoding reverse transcriptase domain-containing protein gives rise to the protein MILKGRNSIPICISIPTLKDKVCLKATLKTLKEYFPECKNTLLSQECIKEIKSKIDSKKYDYFITLNISNFYGDIKHYKLMMMLRDRIKDETFLDLIKQAIIPPIYPDKSKSISGVPQGLSSSNILAQIYMTKFDGKFKN